The Fusarium falciforme chromosome 4, complete sequence genomic interval GGGGGGGTAGTCACCTCAAAGGCTAGCTTTTTGAGTGCCAGCTTGGTCTTGTTTAAGCGGGAGTCTTCCCAGTCACGGCGTTGACTTTCGGCTTCATCTCGCTTCTTTACAAGACGCGAGAGAGCATCTTGCTGCTGTCGTAAAGCCTCGGTCTGCTTGGATATGGTGGCGGTAGACCGGTTCAACTCATCAATAGCAGCTCTGATATCATCCTCATTGACCGCCTGAACCTCACCCAGATCATACAAATCAGCCAACCTATCAACCTGTCCGCTCTTGTCAAGGGCAGTATACCTATCAAAAGTCAGCCGAAACAGATTGCGCACACAAGCAGGGGGTTGACAGCTCACAATGCCAGCTCATCACCCGTCAGGAAGTGATCGGGCGCGAGATGTAGATTCGCCCACTCGACGAACGCGGCATCGTCCAGGGCGCTGCGCACGTCGTCCTTCGCGACGGGGACGCCGTACGCGCGGGCGGCCTTGAGCAGCAGGGCCTCTGCGCGATCCCTGGGGGCGAGATCCATTCTGGTCCTGTGGAATAGCGAAGTGGCGTTTTTCAAGTAACCTTGATAATGTTGCACAAGCCGGTGCTGGCTTGCTTCAGGCTTTGTTGAGAGGAAGGGTTTTGACTAGGTAATGAGAGGCGGTAAGAGGCTGGGACAAGTGTagccgaggccaagagccGTTTGTCTTTAACGTGTCGCCAGGTGGGATCAACgttgtggtggtgatgctccCGATGAGCCGCGACGGGAATAGCCACAAGGCTGAGGTCAAGATGGAGGCTGCTGACAGGGATCCTAGATGGATCTCAAGATGAAGGCGCTGTCCGTTCGTCAGCCTTTGCCGCAGATCCAAGCCTCGTGAGCTGATGGGTGGGTTTTGATGAATCTTGATGAGCCTCAAGCCCAAACAAACATTAAAGACGTTGGACGTCGTCGGCCCAAGATCCGAGACAACGGCCGGGGGCGGTCAGCACGAGCCCCCTGCACCGTAAGGTCCTTTTCAGCGGCCAGCCCGCCCCGGGGGACCAACTGTTCCAGGCGGGGTGGGTCCGCTGGCCGGTTACACCTACAGCACATCTTGCATCCAACAGATATTTGCTTCAAGAGACGCTTCATCAGGGCTTCATCATTGGTAGATGTTAACAGCTGAGGATATTAATCTCTGCACGTCAAGCCTTTTCATTTATTCTAGTCAGATCTGTCAAGCTGGGTATGTATGCCCTGGCTGCGTTGTGCATGAGTGCATAGGCCACAGGCTGACGATAGCCTCACAACCGCACAACTACCCATCCACGTAGGGCTCCTTTTAAGGTCAATTCGTCCAACCCATGATGTTATCTCTTTACACAGACGAAACCTTCGTCTAATTCTCCTCGTATCCATCATCTCAAGTTACAAAAAATCGTGTTTCGCCGTCTGAACAAAGCCCCTCCCCTCTCCGTTTGAAGAGTCGTCACACGTCCCCCAGCATCGCCCTCCATGCCGTGACCCAGGGGCCCCTCTTTCAATTACCAAGCATCGCCAAGTCCAATTTAACTCTCTTCCCCGCGGGGATTATTTTCCCATGCCGTGACCTCGAGTCTCACCCTCTTCAGATCCCACAAGGCTGCTATTTCCGTCCTTTGTTTGTCACCACGTCCCGTCTCAATGACGTTTCTCCGTTGGACACTCCAAGACGGTGACCTCGTACTGGGCTGTGGGCAGGTACAAGATCGCTGGGGAAGTTCTTCAAACGGAGGGTCTCGACACGGCAAGACGGGAGCGGCAAGTTGCCAGTGGCTGATGTGGGATTGGACAAACAAGACCAAACGGATATTTGCCTGGGGTCAATCTTGAAGAGCAAACTCCTAATTTCGACACCTCCATATACCAATAATATCTCTGGCCTCGATGTGCCCTGATTTTGATACACTCGTATACCAATAATATCTCTAGCTTGTTGGCATGTCGGAAGTAGACCGATCGAAACACCTGCTTTGGCACTGGTGATTCGGGTTCTTACATGGCCATCAACCAAAAAGAGCCATCCGAACCTTGAAATGCCATGCAGCTATGCTGTCAATGTCCAAAAACTGCCATCTCAAACTGCAAGTCTCTCCGGGGTATGTTATCCGCCACCGGCCCCTTGTCACTGTCAACGCTTGCTCGCTTCACCCATCTCAACTCCTGCAGTGCCCAGCACCAGCAaccaacttttttttcttcttaaaaAAACAACATCGCCCCCCTCCGCAAGTTACGAGGCTTTGCCATGGTGTAACACCCTCTTCAACTTGCTCTGCCCCGGGGACTTTGTGTTGGATCCTTCTCTCACTAAGCCTTGTTGCACAATGGCCCCCTTCAGAGACAACGTCTCTGAAATCCTCCGTCCTCTGCGCCGCTGTCTCGGACGCTCAAATGAAGCCCTCGGTCCGCTCCTCTTGGATTCGACAAAGAAGATGCTGCTATTGTTTCATCTCACCCGAGACATGCCCGCCCTATGGAGGAGGCGGTTGACGGTCATCGCGATGAGCATCCTCGACTTTGGATGGGTCGTCATTATCTACCTCCTGAGCGAGCTCATCATCTGGGGTCTCAGTCGGGCTTTGGCTCCTGCGCACCTCGAGTTCTTTTCTTCCATCTTCGGTATGGCTTTGACCTTTGTTCTCATGGCCGTGGCCTATCTCTGCTCCCCGTGCGTCGACGAGATATACCAGAAGCACATCAAAGCAAAGGTACGAAGCACTCGCAGCTTTCTCAAAGGTGCCGGCCTAACATGTACCCCAGATAGACTTCATAAACGTCCACTTGGGCTTAGGTTTCCCGATCCCTTTGGTCATGCTCAACCAGAACGACATCCTCGGCCACGACATTGCCTGCATCATCGGCAACTTTGGTGCGTTTCCCTGCCCCTGAGAATCTCGCTTGTTTCGCTGATATCCGTGCCTAGTTGTGAGCAACCTTGTTTCTTGGACCACCGTCTTTGCTGTCTCGCTCCTCGTCATGTCGTTGGCGACTTCTCGCATCCCTGACGACTTTTGCATCCCCAGCCCTCTCGCAACGACTCCCCCGCGGGTCGAAATCAGCTGGCTCTCCTCCGACTCGACCGTGGATCAGATATCCCGATCCGCTGGTAGCAACCATGAAAAGAACATCGGCTGCTCAACGCCGGGGCATGAAACAGGACAATCTCTTGCAGCCAGTCGAAGGTCGTCGGTTCTTAGGCCTATCGACGAATGTGTGGACAACTCCTCAGTTTGGCGCTTTTGGACCTCCAACTTTCACCTCCTTGCTTCGTTCTTCGGCATCTTTGTCGTCGGCGCCCCTATTGCAGCCGCTGCCAACGAAGATCGCGTCCTTGACGGCTGCGTCCTTTGGTTCGTCTGGGCCTTGACCCTCTGGCTTCAACGACAGTTAAACACATCAAGATACTGCAACGACTTACCCAAGTTGAAGAACACTCTCGTCACTCTCATGAATCCCGTTTTGCTCACGACTTTGCTCATGACGGCATACACGCGTGGCAAAGCCGGCGCCTACGGTCCCGACAGCTTGCCCCGAGTGTTGAGCATCTTCAGCAGCGGCACGCCACTCTATTCTCTCTGGACTTCCATCGCGACAAACACACCCCTTCCAGGAAACCACTCTCCGTGGTTTGGTGCTGGAGATGCTGCgctctccatcctcgagtGCGGTATCTTGATCTGGGGCTTCAAGCTGTACGAGTGCCAGCGTCAGCTCTTCAGTGTGGCCGGTCTTCTCACAATCTTGGTGGCcacggcagcggcagcaggaAACGTCTTTTTGTCGGTTCTCGCGGGCAAAACGCTGGGGTTGGATGGCCCCGAAGCACTGGCGTTTGCGGCACGAAGCACGACTCTTGCTCTGGCGAAACCAGCAATGACAGCATTGGGTGGCAATCCAGGTGTAAACGCGGCTCTCGTGGTGAGCAACGGTATTCTCGGCCAACTTTGCTATCCGTTCGTGCTGGATAAGCTAGGGGTGAAGCGAAAAGACGACGACACCTCTTCTCGAGAAGGTCTGCCTGCGTCAGAGAGCAAAAGCTCATTCCGAAGTCTCAAATCCCTCCTCAACACGACACAGCAACAACTAGCCAGTGGTGACGACCCCATCACAATCGCCGCAGGCATAACCGTCGGCATCAACGGCGCAGCCATGGGCGTATCCTACCTGTACGAGACTAAAAGTCGAGCAGCGCCATATgcagccttggccatgacAGTGTCTGGAGTCATGACGGTGGTTTTCACAACCGTCGAGCCCTTCAAAGACGTGGTGTTGAGTCTGGCAAGCTAGACAAGACGTGGGCGATAGATAGACTAGAGGCGGTATTGTGCGCTTTATGCCTGGTGTTTAGAGTTCATTTCGGTCGAAGGAAGGATAGAAGGCCAAGGGGGAGCATGTCTGATATAGAGAAGCACATTTGGTTGAATTTTGTAGCATTTGAGAACAGACCTTGGGCAAGATAATGTAGCTAGAGGAGATGTACGGATTCTAGGTCAGCAATTGAGTTTCTTATGAGCACTTGAACGAAACAGGAATGCAGGCGGCATTCTTCAGAACACTGCTATTAGTGTTGCACACGACTTCAACTGCACGCTGTGCTTTGTCAATTTTTCGGCAtgatatatactttttaattactcCAGGCTGCCAAACTCATCAGTCAATGATTTTCTCTCGGATCACAGATGAACTTACCGCTCAATCAAGTGCAGACCACTAGCTGTCTCCACAACTCCGCTCATCTGGCCAGGCTGGAGGCCAAAGGCGGCATCCTCAAACTCCTTCTGCATGTCTCCCTTGCCAAAGTAGCCGAGGTCGCCTCGCTTGCGCGCTGAGGAGCAGTCCGACTCGGTGAGGGCGAGTTCGCCGAGGGTGATGCTGCCcgacttgatcttgtcctcgTGGGCCTGGATGATTTGGTAGGCGTCCTCCTTGGAGCGGGTGATTTCAGCCTGGATATGTTTGTCAGCGGGTTCGCCAAGACTCCATTTTGCCCGCGCATACCTCTCGCCAGCTGCTCGGTCGTCGGCTGTCGCGGTGCTTGACCAGGAGATGGGCTGCGCGGATCTTGCCCTCGGGGACACCAGGGGCGGCGGCGGGTCGAGAGCCGGCGCTGTGGTGGGTGGCCATGTAgtgcttgagcttctcggtgTCGGTTCCGGCGGGGGGCTCCCATCGGGAGACCTTGTCGGTCGAGTTGAAGTAGTAGGGGAGGTTCTTGGAGTTGGAAATTCGCACCTCCCAGCTGGGGGGGAGACCGGTATCAGACTGGGTATGTTAGCTGGAGGTACCCATAGCGAGCATCATGAGGCCGTGGTGGCTTGGTGCTCCGGTGGTCAAGAGCTATGCTGTTGACTTGGTGCTTACCATGTTTACAGAGTTTGTTGATGTGAAGCTGGTGGAGGGACAAGTCAAGTGTCACGAGAGCTACAGTATAGGTAGCTTCGACGTCGGTGATGGTATGGATCGTCGCAAGTGTGAAGCCAAGATGCGCTGGGCAAAAGAAGCAAGAGTATGCAGGAGTAAAAGTTCGGCggcagaagctgaagctgggATGGGCGTAGCTGGAAACAATGACGTGCCGCAGAACCAGTTTCCACGGGAGACCCCATTAGAAGGTCAGGTCCAACCCCCCGGCCCCGCGAGGCACAAATTAGCGGCGTTGCCGTAGCGAGCGGGGTCTGACGCGGGGTGTCGCAGTTGGTGGTGATCGGCCAATGGCTCTCATAGGGCGACGCATCCTCTCCGCAGCACCCAACACCTCCAGTAGGCAAGGGGGAACGCCTTGGACTGGCCTTTGCCTTGACGAGGCATATCCAGATTGGGTTTGCGCTCTGCGTGCGTCTGGTCCAATAGACGCACAAACTTAAGAGGATTTAAGGTCATGGGGTCACTAGTGGTTGGCCTGGATATCCCTCACTCGTTGTCCCAACTCAAGTAAACGGACAATGTCGGATTGGATACTATTCATCGATATCAAGGTATTTACAGAAGAATTGGATGTTTTCACATCTAGGGCCTCCATCGGAATGACGGGTGCTTCCAATCCAAGTCTTCCTGCTCCTCCGCTGACATGCCCTGCACCCTCTCCAACTCCTCACTTTCAACCCTTTCCCTCCTCTTATTGTCCCGATTCATCCACAACAGCGTCAGCGTCGCCAAGATCAGAGTTCCCACCTGGGTAGCCAAGTTCAACCCATTGCCGATAGGATAATTGGGCCCGTCAAAGGGCAAAAATGACCACGTCGAGATGAGACCCCCAATGTTGCCGAGCATCACGTTTAAGCCGATGGCAGAGGATCGTGCCGTGTCCGAGACGACGTTTGCCGAGACTTGACTGTTGGTGAGAGCCCCCAGAGAAAACACGGATGACGCCACCAAAAAGGTTGCGCCGTAACGTGCTGACTGGTTGGCTGTGGACAAGAAGATAATGTATCCAGCAATGCCCAGCGGCGTTGAGAGGATCATGATCAACTGCCGTCTATCAAACCGCCAGCTTATCAGTGGCAGCAACAGCGTAACAACTGATCCCACTGCATAGGGCGGTACCGTGTAGAGCTGTTGCTTAATGACCGTATAATCCGTGTAAATCGTCCTCACAATTGTCGGCAGGAAGAAGCCCAGCCCTTGCACCGTGACGTTGCAAAAGAGAAAGATCCAGGACGTGCTGATGACAACAGGGTTCCAAATGCCCAagatgagcttcttcttatcCATCTTGTCGAGCACTTTGACCTGTCCGACACGCTCTGACCGAACACGATCCTCGGAGAGTTGCTTCTCTGCTTCTGTGAGCCATCGTGCTGTGCCCGGTCGGTCTGTCATGGTGACAAAGCCGATCAATCCGAGTCCGACTGTGATGATTCCCTCAATGACAAAGATCATACGCCAACTATTGACACTTCCAAAATGGTCGAGTCGGAGGATGGCTGAGGCGAGGAGAGCTCCAAAAGCACCGGCCAAGGGTCCCGCAACGAGGTACAGTCCCAGCCGAAACGTGAGTTCAGAGCGGCGGTACCATCGAGAGAGGTAATATGCAATTCCCGGAAGCATTCCAGCCTCAAATATGCCGAGTAGAAACCGCACTCCCATCATCTGAGGGACTGTCTTGACAAAGCCAGAGCCGATAGAGCAGGCCCCAAACAGCACGGTGAGGGCAGGCAGAAACCATCCTGGCCCAAGGAGCTTGCATACTATGTTAGAAGGAAGCTCAAAGACGATATAAGAAACATAGAACATGGATAGGGTGACGTTATAGTCAAACCCTTTCATTCCAAGATCGACATCCATGCCAGCAATCCGAGCGTTGCCTGTTATCATACTTAGCAAGACGCTGATGAACCAATACAGGCATAATATTCTTACCGATATTAGCACGGTCGATAAAGCAGAAGAGATACATAAGACAGATGATGGGCATAATAGTCAAGTCGATCTTGTTGCGCAAACGACGTTCAGCCTGACGATCAAAAATAAACTCGGGAGGAACATTTCTACAGCCAAGGTCAGCTCGCCGAAATCACTAAAGAGGCGATTTGATACCAACTTTTGGTTCTCCATGTGGCTCAATTCGTCACCGGCTTCGATCTTGGCGACCGAATCGGCGCTTGTGATTGGGATGGGGTTGTCGCTGGTTTCAGTAAGGCCTGCCATGCTTTCGGTGTTCTTATTGATGAGTCTATGCGTAATGAATACATGTCAACCTAGGTGGTCTTTGTCTATTATATATGGGATAGCATCGGTGCAGGTGTCGTTGGTGAGGTGTTACGCGTGGCCGTTGGGAATACCCGGCATCCGAGACACCATCGGATCCTTCGATACTGACATCCATATGACAAGCGTACCCCTTTCCCGAAtgattttataaaaaagagtttAGAGCAACGTTAGCATCGTTAAGCTTCGTAATCTCCTCCAACGAATAAAGTTGCCAAGATCCGGGGTTGGTAGTCTCTGTGGGGAAGATAAGCTTCTTTCCTGGAGAAATTCGTAGCAACGATTACACCTCACAACATGACCCGCAACCACATAGATAGAAAGAGTCTAATAGAGGCATTCTTCGAAATAAGAGGTCAACTGTATCAATCCTCAGTCAGGGATTAAGTATCATTGATAGAGCCAAGATACtcagcatcctcatcaaTGCTTCTCTTCAACGCATCCCCAACACTCATCCATGAGCAAGTTTGCTCGCCTCTTTTCTTAGCAAGACCAAGCTAGCATGTGAATAAAGTATGTACATTAACTTACCCCTCAGTACTTATGCAAGATAAGGATGGGAGGCATAGAAGTCGGCGGATAATACCCCGGCGGGCGGGTACGAACCTGGTCTCCCCAATAACGTTATGTTCGGCATGGCGGCCTTGAGTTTCCAATATTTCGGGAAGCGGGCGACAAATTAAATAGGTTATCGGCTCTAATCAAAGTGTTTGATCGTTTTTGTCCTCGTGCTTTATCATCTTCGAGGTCAGGAAGGTTGGTGTTTGCTCCAAACCTTTCTTGATGAGGTCTTGAGCGGGAATCGCAACTCCCAGAGGATTGATAAGGACCGACAAAAGAGACGCCAACACAAAGGAAGAAAATACCTACAATATCCCTTGAGTAGTTAGATGGCTTTTACacaaagttatatataaaattggAGAGGAGTTAAAtttccatcatcgtcgttgcCATCGCCGGCTGCCTCGTTGATCACATAACATTATTGCTTGGCCTACGTGTCTGGCGTGCATCAGGCAGCCGTGTTGACAGGCAAGATGGAGCACGTGATTATGTATTGCCAGCTCGTACCAAACATTCATGACCCCTAATAGCCAGTGTCAGTGAAGTGATTACCGCGTCCTTGTTTCCATTGCGATGCGCGACTGCGATTCTGTATCATCCAGGTCGTCCGGCCGCCTTTCCATAAAGTCGGATAATTCTAACTACTCAAGCTCATTACTGGTCAAGGTACTCACAATCCAGGTTATCTATTACTGAAAGAGTGGCTGACCCGGCTTCTCCAGTTCCGACTTGGATGGAGTACCATATGTGCTATCGGAAGCCAAAATGATAGCTACCACCCCAACGTGCTGCGACTCTCAATTATTCGTGGCTGGTTTGACCGCGTTGTAATCGCCTTGTTCCGCTGGCTTCCTCTGGTGATCCAATCACTGGCCAAATCTGTCATCCCAGGCTATTTCCTTCCATCGAGAATTGTggtcaagaagcccaagctAGGCTGGAATGATAAGTTTAAGAATGAAAAGAGCATGTATGAAAGGCTTCTATCTTTACAAGGACGCTTGATCCCCAAGTGTTTTGGCGAAACAACAGTCCATGGCACTCatgtcttgatcttctcggaAGTCAATGGGATCGAATCCTGCAACCAAAAGTTCCCTTGTCTTGAGCCTCTAGAGTTTCAACGTCGGGTTGAGGAAGCTTTTGCTGGGTTGGCCAAGTATGGACTCGCATACGGCGACTTGAAGCTGGACAACTTGCTTCTTGTTGGGACAGAATAGTTATTGTGGATTTGGAATCCGTATGGGAAGACACCCCAGACGAGATCGAATACGCAAACGAGACGCACGTGGAACACTTGATAAGCATGTACGAGAGGCATTTAGAGGGGATGTCTAATGATGGATAAAACGACTATTGGCGAGATCCACGAGCCAGTCGATGATCAACCATCGGTCGCGTTTAGGAACGCGCTTTAGGAATACCATGACTCACAATGGCACAACCCAAGAGCGCATTATTGTGAAGAATTGCACGGCAGTGAAATGGAAGTGCATCTAGATGGCTTTGGCATGGGGGGGAAACAGCGAGAGTATTGGTGAGCTCGTTGAGCGATAGGAAGACATAACATCACCCATTAGCGGGGACCAGGAAAGCACCCAACGAACAGTAGTGACATCCCCAACTCCCCAATTCTTCCCATTACAGCGACGATGGGATAGATTGCGTCTATTTTGCACGTGGTCTTGACCTCGAACCGTCGTTTGTGGTCGTGCTGTTGAGAATGGGCTGGTCCCGTGGTCCTCGTACCCGGGACTCCAAGCCTCCATGTGCCACTCTTGGTCACCCGCCATTACCTCTGACGGCACTCACTCTCTGCCTGTCTACGTTGGGCTGTTCTGGGGATTTCCAGAGGCTTCGTATGCGTGTCTCTTATTTCATGCACATCATCTTGGCGGTCTCCCTTTGGGTGCCTACCAGGTTGCATTGTTCCTGGATCGAGGCGTTGATTAACGCAGGTGTGAATTTGCGCGTCCGACTTGAGAGGGGTGTTGTCGCTGTCGCCCTACCCTACCGTCAAATCGGCTTATTTTCAATCGTGAATCAGCTTACTCGCCCCCTTCTCGAGGTGACGGGCTACGACCAATTATGACGCAAATCACGATTCTCACTGTTATGTTCCTGAGTGCACAGTAGTCGGCCGCCTCACCAGATGATTTGGGGTTGCCAAGTTACACAGGGCGGAAGTGCCGCTGCCAGCTGGCCGGGGTCATACTGCCTGGGACTTCAGGCAGGAATAGCGTCACCTCATGTTTATCGCCGAGTTGTGTTGTTCTGCACTGTAGCTTTCAGGCGTGAGTCACCAAGCAAACCAAACAAACCAAACAAACCCCCCTGTCGGGGATCCATAGTGGCCGTGTTGTCCCCTAGTATTTGCCTTGCCACGCAAGGCGCGTCAAGACCGTGAAACAGAGCGACAGAGAGttttgaggaggagattcACTCACTCTCATGGCAATCCCCACGTGTGACCATCCACACGAGGCCTGGCTTGGCCTATTTCGAGTCTCCCTACAAAACGAGCAAGACCTACCACACTTTCCAGACTCTAGTTCTTCCTC includes:
- a CDS encoding Peptidyl-prolyl cis-trans isomerase, coding for MSDTGLPPSWEVRISNSKNLPYYFNSTDKVSRWEPPAGTDTEKLKHYMATHHSAGSRPAAAPGVPEGKIRAAHLLVKHRDSRRPSSWREAEITRSKEDAYQIIQAHEDKIKSGSITLGELALTESDCSSARKRGDLGYFGKGDMQKEFEDAAFGLQPGQMSGVVETASGLHLIERLE
- a CDS encoding MFS domain-containing protein yields the protein MAGLTETSDNPIPITSADSVAKIEAGDELSHMENQKNVPPEFIFDRQAERRLRNKIDLTIMPIICLMYLFCFIDRANIGNARIAGMDVDLGMKGFDYNVTLSMFYVSYIVFELPSNIVCKLLGPGWFLPALTVLFGACSIGSGFVKTVPQMMGVRFLLGIFEAGMLPGIAYYLSRWYRRSELTFRLGLYLVAGPLAGAFGALLASAILRLDHFGSVNSWRMIFVIEGIITVGLGLIGFVTMTDRPGTARWLTEAEKQLSEDRVRSERVGQVKVLDKMDKKKLILGIWNPVVISTSWIFLFCNVTVQGLGFFLPTIVRTIYTDYTVIKQQLYTVPPYAVGSVVTLLLPLISWRFDRRQLIMILSTPLGIAGYIIFLSTANQSARYGATFLVASSVFSLGALTNSQVSANVVSDTARSSAIGLNVMLGNIGGLISTWSFLPFDGPNYPIGNGLNLATQVGTLILATLTLLWMNRDNKRRERVESEELERVQGMSAEEQEDLDWKHPSFRWRP